One Sediminicola sp. YIK13 DNA segment encodes these proteins:
- a CDS encoding NADP-dependent oxidoreductase yields the protein MSKTILLDNRPEGMPKVSDFKIIDETTPEIKSGEILLKTNYISVDPYLRGRMRDVKSYIPPFELQQPIVSGIVAEVLETKNSNFDKGDFVTGNLPWKEQQVTKGDGLMKVDAKKAPLSAYLGILGMTGLTAYLGLTEIGKPKEGETLLVSGAAGAVGSVVGQIGKILGLRVVGIAGTDEKVALLKSEFGFDDAINYNSTENMVKAIAETCPNGVDVYFDNVGGNISDAVLFNINKKARLVICGAISVYNETELPKSISVQPFLIKNSALMQGFIVFDYADKYTDAMNQLGQWLGEGKLTYKETIVEGFEATPQAFIDLFKGKNKGKMIVKV from the coding sequence ATGAGCAAGACAATATTACTCGACAACAGACCTGAAGGAATGCCAAAAGTGTCCGACTTTAAAATTATAGATGAAACAACTCCGGAAATTAAATCAGGGGAAATCCTTTTAAAGACCAACTATATCTCGGTAGATCCCTACCTAAGGGGGCGTATGCGGGATGTTAAATCCTACATTCCACCCTTTGAACTACAACAACCTATTGTTTCAGGAATTGTTGCTGAGGTCCTGGAAACCAAAAACAGCAATTTCGATAAGGGGGATTTTGTTACTGGGAATTTACCCTGGAAAGAACAACAAGTCACCAAAGGAGACGGTTTAATGAAGGTAGATGCCAAAAAAGCGCCATTATCCGCATATTTGGGAATATTGGGGATGACCGGACTAACCGCATATTTAGGCCTCACTGAAATTGGTAAGCCTAAAGAGGGTGAAACTTTGCTGGTTTCAGGTGCCGCTGGTGCTGTTGGGAGTGTAGTGGGACAAATAGGAAAGATTTTAGGACTGAGAGTTGTTGGGATTGCTGGCACCGATGAAAAGGTGGCCCTATTAAAATCGGAATTTGGCTTTGACGATGCCATCAACTACAATTCCACTGAGAACATGGTAAAGGCTATAGCAGAAACTTGTCCGAATGGAGTGGACGTTTATTTTGACAATGTGGGGGGTAATATTTCCGATGCTGTATTGTTTAACATCAATAAAAAAGCACGACTCGTCATCTGCGGTGCTATATCTGTCTATAATGAGACTGAATTGCCCAAAAGTATCAGTGTACAACCTTTTTTGATAAAAAACAGCGCTCTTATGCAGGGCTTTATTGTTTTTGACTATGCGGATAAGTACACAGATGCCATGAACCAATTGGGACAGTGGTTGGGAGAAGGTAAACTAACCTATAAGGAGACCATTGTTGAAGGATTTGAAGCAACACCCCAAGCCTTTATAGATCTTTTTAAAGGAAAGAACAAAGGAAAGATGATTGTAAAGGTTTAA
- a CDS encoding TIGR04282 family arsenosugar biosynthesis glycosyltransferase, with the protein MPQKLNMTTAVLVFANSPSAETLHKPIHNAENLYHELTGQVIQTVEKSGLPYFHFTEHEQTGFSFGERFTNAIQAVFDHGFDNVITIGNDSPQLKASHIKSASLHLNKQEFVLGPSTDGGFYLMGIQRTQFNATKFKNLPWQTNRTATTLLGLIQETNPKVVRLEILTDVDCISDLKQLLNLFHSIPNAIMEQMRSILSVNSLQVIYEQIYFSKDFGKSFYNKGSPLVALI; encoded by the coding sequence ATGCCCCAAAAATTGAATATGACCACCGCTGTATTGGTATTTGCCAACTCCCCTTCGGCGGAAACGCTTCACAAGCCCATACACAATGCTGAGAACTTATATCATGAGCTAACGGGGCAAGTGATACAAACGGTTGAGAAATCTGGGCTCCCCTATTTTCATTTTACAGAGCACGAACAAACAGGCTTCAGTTTTGGTGAACGGTTCACAAATGCCATTCAGGCTGTTTTTGACCATGGTTTTGACAATGTCATTACCATTGGCAATGATAGTCCCCAACTAAAAGCATCTCATATTAAAAGTGCTTCCCTGCATTTAAATAAACAGGAATTTGTTTTAGGGCCTTCTACTGATGGCGGATTTTACCTAATGGGTATTCAAAGAACTCAGTTCAATGCCACAAAATTTAAAAATTTACCCTGGCAAACTAATAGGACTGCTACTACCTTACTAGGACTTATACAGGAAACGAATCCTAAAGTTGTAAGACTTGAAATTCTGACGGATGTGGATTGCATTTCAGACTTAAAGCAATTACTGAATTTGTTTCATAGCATTCCTAATGCGATAATGGAACAAATGCGTTCCATTCTGAGTGTCAACAGCCTCCAAGTTATATACGAACAAATCTATTTTTCCAAAGATTTTGGCAAGAGCTTTTATAATAAGGGGTCTCCTCTAGTTGCCCTTATTTAG
- a CDS encoding SusC/RagA family TonB-linked outer membrane protein codes for MKQFVLLTALCFFALGSSQTIISGKVTSESGEALSGVNIIYVGTNKGATTNNLGEYAINIPDTSGSLEFSTLGFETQIVSIRNRDMINIALRESSQELDEVVLTAFGLKRESKELGYVVQSLDAQGVTEVQSVNFLDNLSGKLAGVTINQGATGVGSSSKITIRGEASFSNNNPLFVVDGVPINNNSVFNFTNEAAAGFQAIDFGNGAMEVNPDDIAEVSVLKGPSAAALYGTRASNGVIVIETKNGSKSKGLGISYNSSFFVDSAFKLPEFQNEYGQGNSGQFAFVDGLGGGTNDNITYSWGPRLDQGILVPQFDSPVILPDGRTVRGGDTSLYDGIAITPTPFVSNPDNLKDFYKTGTTTINNLSIASGFDKGNYRLSFTDLRSESIIPGVNLDRQTISARLGFSPTDKLKINSSINYVNSQSDNRPSNGYGSENVNYSLVAWGPRSLNINNLKDYWQPGLEGLQQYSYNYTFFDNPYFILKENTNSFNRDRVFGNISAKYEITDHLSATVRTGMDYSNELRQLKRAFSSNRFRNGGYAEHDVFFREINTDFLLNYTNRFGDFKVDISFGGNRMDQRAATNQSQTTSLAQPGIFKLSNAASPIEVFEFEAEKRINSFYGLAKFGYKNYLFLDITGRNDWSSSLATPFSVDNTSFFYPSFSGSFILSEVTSLPDFISFAKLRASYAQVGNDTNPYQTTGAFVAQTPFNGQPTFSDQNTIANPNLRPETTSAFEVGADIRFFRDRLNFDISYYNAVTKDQIISLPIGVSSGYTQQVVNGGSVRSTGVEIIAGITPITTLDFTWRSTFNFSTNRATVEDLPQDDGRLTLAYSRIYDSQNQTVFLQVEEGGRVGDLYGTGYLKNENGDFILTDQGRYIADNNLQKLGNYNPDFMLGFTNQFQYKNWDLGVLLDWRKGGIIVSRTRALGNVGGQLAETSFRPEAGIVPEGVVNVGTQNAPVYQPNTVALTAESYYRQFYDRNHEENNTYDASFLKLRQVAIGYTFDSFNVFKTDANLRISLIGRNLFAITENPHFDPEQLAVQGQGFVSGVEDMSYATTRSIGLKAGFNF; via the coding sequence ATGAAGCAGTTCGTTTTACTAACGGCCCTATGCTTTTTTGCATTGGGATCATCACAAACTATTATTTCGGGCAAGGTGACCTCTGAATCCGGGGAGGCGCTATCTGGTGTTAACATTATATATGTGGGAACCAATAAAGGTGCTACCACCAACAACTTAGGGGAATATGCCATAAATATACCAGACACTTCTGGTTCCTTGGAATTTTCCACCCTTGGCTTCGAAACCCAAATTGTCTCCATTCGCAACAGAGACATGATCAACATAGCATTGCGGGAATCCAGCCAAGAGTTGGATGAAGTAGTACTCACCGCCTTTGGACTTAAAAGGGAGAGCAAGGAATTAGGCTATGTAGTTCAGAGTTTAGATGCACAAGGTGTAACAGAAGTCCAATCGGTCAACTTTTTGGACAACCTGTCTGGAAAATTGGCAGGCGTAACCATAAACCAAGGTGCTACGGGAGTAGGATCTTCCTCTAAAATAACCATTAGGGGTGAAGCTTCCTTTTCCAACAACAATCCACTTTTTGTGGTTGATGGCGTACCGATCAACAACAACTCAGTTTTCAATTTTACCAATGAGGCGGCCGCAGGGTTTCAGGCGATAGATTTTGGTAACGGAGCCATGGAGGTCAACCCAGATGATATTGCTGAGGTGTCGGTTCTAAAAGGGCCAAGTGCCGCAGCCTTATACGGAACCAGAGCGTCCAATGGTGTCATAGTTATAGAAACAAAAAATGGTTCTAAAAGTAAAGGGCTTGGAATCAGTTACAATTCTAGCTTTTTTGTGGATTCTGCCTTTAAACTACCCGAGTTTCAAAACGAATACGGACAAGGAAATTCTGGCCAGTTTGCTTTTGTAGACGGTTTAGGAGGGGGTACCAATGATAATATTACCTACAGCTGGGGTCCTCGATTAGATCAAGGGATTTTGGTGCCTCAGTTTGATAGTCCGGTAATTTTACCTGACGGACGTACAGTACGTGGTGGAGATACCTCACTATATGATGGTATCGCCATTACACCCACACCTTTTGTTTCCAACCCAGATAACTTAAAGGACTTTTATAAAACAGGGACCACTACGATCAATAACCTTTCCATTGCTTCCGGCTTTGATAAAGGCAACTATAGATTATCCTTTACAGATTTACGCAGTGAATCCATTATTCCTGGGGTAAATTTAGATCGCCAAACGATAAGCGCCCGCCTTGGGTTTTCACCAACGGATAAATTAAAAATAAATTCATCCATCAATTACGTGAATTCCCAGAGTGATAACAGGCCCTCTAATGGCTATGGCTCAGAAAACGTGAATTACTCATTGGTTGCTTGGGGACCTCGGTCTCTGAACATCAACAACCTGAAAGATTATTGGCAGCCAGGTCTGGAGGGCCTGCAACAATACTCCTATAATTACACCTTTTTTGATAACCCCTATTTTATCCTCAAGGAAAACACCAACTCCTTTAACAGGGATAGGGTTTTTGGGAATATATCAGCCAAGTACGAAATAACAGATCATCTGAGTGCTACGGTTCGCACTGGAATGGACTATTCCAATGAATTACGCCAATTGAAAAGGGCATTCAGCTCCAACCGCTTTAGAAATGGCGGGTACGCGGAGCACGATGTGTTCTTTCGCGAGATTAATACGGATTTTCTTTTAAATTATACCAATAGGTTTGGTGATTTTAAGGTTGATATTTCCTTTGGTGGCAACAGAATGGATCAAAGGGCAGCAACCAATCAATCCCAAACCACTAGTCTGGCGCAGCCAGGTATTTTTAAACTATCAAATGCTGCTTCCCCGATTGAAGTGTTCGAATTTGAAGCTGAAAAACGTATCAATAGTTTCTATGGCTTGGCCAAATTCGGCTATAAAAATTACTTGTTCTTGGACATCACCGGTCGTAATGATTGGTCGAGCTCTCTGGCCACACCTTTTTCAGTGGACAACACTTCGTTCTTTTATCCTTCGTTCTCTGGCAGCTTTATTCTATCGGAGGTTACCAGTCTTCCAGATTTTATTTCTTTTGCAAAACTACGCGCTAGTTACGCCCAAGTAGGTAATGACACAAATCCTTATCAGACAACCGGTGCCTTTGTGGCCCAAACCCCTTTTAACGGACAGCCCACTTTTAGTGATCAAAATACCATCGCCAATCCCAATCTTAGGCCCGAAACTACAAGTGCTTTCGAAGTGGGAGCGGATATACGCTTTTTCAGAGACCGATTAAATTTTGATATCAGTTATTACAATGCGGTGACCAAAGATCAAATTATCTCCCTTCCTATTGGGGTATCATCCGGATACACGCAACAAGTGGTCAATGGAGGATCGGTAAGATCAACCGGAGTGGAGATCATTGCGGGAATAACCCCGATTACTACTCTTGATTTTACTTGGAGAAGCACCTTCAATTTTAGTACAAATAGGGCTACTGTTGAAGATCTACCTCAAGATGATGGTAGGCTCACCCTAGCTTATTCCAGAATATATGACAGTCAAAACCAAACGGTATTTTTACAGGTAGAAGAAGGCGGTAGGGTTGGTGACCTTTATGGCACGGGCTACCTAAAAAATGAGAATGGGGATTTTATACTAACCGATCAAGGGCGGTATATTGCCGACAACAATTTACAGAAATTAGGAAACTACAATCCAGATTTTATGCTGGGCTTTACCAACCAATTTCAATATAAAAATTGGGATTTAGGGGTGCTTTTAGATTGGAGAAAAGGTGGCATCATTGTTTCACGGACAAGGGCCTTAGGGAATGTAGGTGGACAGTTGGCCGAAACCTCTTTTAGACCAGAAGCAGGCATTGTGCCAGAAGGGGTAGTAAATGTTGGCACCCAAAATGCTCCGGTATACCAACCCAATACCGTTGCCCTAACTGCAGAAAGTTATTACCGACAATTCTACGACAGAAACCACGAGGAGAACAATACCTACGATGCTTCTTTTCTAAAGTTGAGACAGGTAGCTATTGGATATACTTTTGATAGTTTTAATGTATTCAAAACCGATGCAAATCTTCGTATATCACTCATTGGGAGGAATTTGTTTGCTATCACTGAAAATCCACATTTCGATCCCGAACAACTAGCCGTACAGGGCCAAGGTTTTGTAAGCGGTGTAGAAGATATGTCCTATGCAACCACTAGAAGTATTGGCCTAAAAGCCGGGTTTAATTTTTAA
- a CDS encoding SusD/RagB family nutrient-binding outer membrane lipoprotein: MKSNLHIKFLGSIMALAVITSCNNDFEEINTNPNAPVSVQPSLLLRQVIYDYGEQMSYEGFTAGNLLGQYTTALDFNLFDRHNLKSPQLGGNPWPIFYKNLRDNELILDQARTVETFAVYEGPALILKAYMTAALTDIFGDVPYSEAFRGKSETVTPGYDAQENIYLEDGGILDNLNKGIAAIQNYSGTIALEGDILFEGDLQGWIRFANSLKIKSLIRISNKMDVAVELQAIYDNGDYIDNNSQNAVFDFTDGEPNNFRLARLRVGDFNNFVLSETMEEILVNLNDDRIERLFRPFANSTNEEFNGLLNGIDASQTSIALADYSLTGTIFRENTGLLDANFMSSWETQFLLAEAAEKGFITASAKELYELGVTQAFEYWQVPLPSTYLTIDAAYDLSGTEPLEQIITQKWIANMINGYEGWIEYRRTGFPQLKTISASLNNDLIPVRMPYPAEEEALNNKNYTTAATATDGNSINVKVWWDE; the protein is encoded by the coding sequence ATGAAGAGTAATTTACATATAAAATTTTTGGGATCCATAATGGCTTTGGCCGTTATTACTTCATGCAACAATGACTTTGAGGAGATCAATACCAATCCTAATGCACCCGTGAGCGTACAACCTAGTTTACTGTTACGCCAAGTGATCTATGATTATGGGGAACAAATGTCCTATGAGGGTTTTACGGCGGGAAACCTTCTCGGACAATATACCACCGCCCTGGATTTTAACCTTTTTGATAGGCACAATTTAAAATCTCCCCAGCTGGGAGGAAATCCATGGCCAATTTTTTATAAAAATCTCCGTGACAATGAACTTATTTTGGATCAGGCCAGGACTGTAGAAACCTTTGCAGTATATGAAGGCCCCGCCCTTATTTTAAAGGCTTATATGACAGCGGCCTTGACAGATATCTTTGGGGATGTTCCCTACTCTGAGGCCTTTAGGGGGAAAAGTGAAACCGTTACTCCGGGGTATGACGCCCAAGAAAATATCTATTTGGAAGATGGGGGGATTTTGGACAACCTCAACAAAGGAATAGCGGCCATTCAAAACTACTCGGGAACCATTGCCTTGGAAGGGGATATTTTGTTTGAAGGAGACTTACAGGGTTGGATTCGTTTTGCGAATTCCCTAAAAATAAAATCCTTGATACGAATCTCTAATAAAATGGATGTTGCCGTGGAATTGCAGGCCATTTATGATAATGGGGACTACATTGATAATAATTCACAAAATGCTGTTTTTGATTTCACCGATGGGGAGCCCAATAATTTTAGATTGGCCCGTTTGCGTGTTGGGGATTTCAATAATTTTGTCCTTTCCGAAACCATGGAGGAAATCTTGGTAAATCTAAATGATGATAGGATAGAGCGATTGTTCCGTCCTTTCGCCAATAGCACCAATGAAGAATTCAATGGGCTATTAAACGGGATTGATGCCTCACAAACGTCAATAGCACTAGCCGATTATTCCTTGACAGGAACAATTTTCCGGGAAAATACCGGGCTATTGGATGCGAATTTTATGAGCAGTTGGGAGACCCAATTCTTATTGGCAGAGGCGGCCGAAAAAGGATTTATCACCGCAAGTGCAAAAGAATTGTACGAATTAGGGGTTACCCAGGCTTTTGAATACTGGCAGGTACCATTACCGTCTACCTACCTAACCATAGATGCCGCTTATGATCTATCTGGCACGGAACCTTTAGAACAGATTATTACCCAAAAATGGATAGCCAATATGATCAATGGGTATGAAGGGTGGATTGAATACAGGCGTACAGGCTTTCCGCAACTAAAAACCATTTCAGCGAGTCTGAACAACGACCTTATCCCGGTCAGAATGCCCTATCCCGCAGAGGAAGAGGCTTTGAACAATAAAAACTATACAACTGCTGCTACAGCAACAGATGGTAACAGCATCAATGTTAAAGTTTGGTGGGACGAATAA
- a CDS encoding sodium:solute symporter — MEQYWQWGLIITSSILLFVLSPLAKNTNQFFKAVHKKKAPNTFMLMGSLVISWIFAKSITNAANLGLDYGIVGGVAYAAYYASFAVAGLIIYQMRMQGKFLSIHHFLTSRYGKGAVAVFSILIAIRLFNEVWSNTMVIGTYFGETGSSPYFWSILVFTALTLAYTLKGGLSSSIFTDAIQMALFSILLFIILWNVFHVDASFSPSKAITTGVWSFEMGVNLLLAALLQSFSYPFHDPVLTDRGFISSPKVTRKSFLWASLVGAISIILFSIIGVYAKHAGLQGQAAVEVGKAFGVAILLVINFIMITSAASTLDSTFSSFSKLLSVDLKLGNTLKFGRWSMAIIAILGTIPVFLNAEILSATTISGTMVIGLTPVFLFWKSETPKISFFLSVFCGILFGFLLLLEVFPQSLIFTKGKYADLLWINFWGIFSCILLYFIPKWIKK; from the coding sequence ATGGAACAGTATTGGCAATGGGGTTTGATTATCACTTCTAGTATACTACTATTTGTGCTTTCTCCTCTTGCTAAAAATACCAATCAGTTTTTTAAAGCTGTGCATAAAAAGAAAGCCCCCAATACCTTTATGTTAATGGGGAGTTTGGTGATCTCTTGGATATTTGCGAAGAGCATAACCAACGCCGCAAATTTAGGGCTTGACTATGGAATTGTTGGAGGGGTAGCCTATGCTGCTTATTATGCTTCCTTTGCGGTGGCAGGACTTATCATTTATCAAATGCGCATGCAAGGTAAATTCCTCAGCATACACCATTTCTTAACCTCAAGATATGGAAAGGGTGCAGTTGCGGTATTTTCTATTCTCATAGCCATACGACTATTTAACGAAGTATGGAGCAATACCATGGTCATTGGCACCTACTTTGGGGAAACTGGATCATCCCCATATTTTTGGTCTATTTTAGTTTTTACGGCACTTACCTTGGCCTACACCCTAAAAGGCGGACTTAGTAGCTCCATATTTACAGACGCGATCCAAATGGCACTATTTTCCATTCTTTTGTTCATCATACTTTGGAATGTATTCCATGTAGATGCCTCTTTCTCTCCTTCTAAAGCCATTACAACCGGGGTGTGGAGTTTTGAAATGGGTGTCAATTTGCTTTTGGCGGCCCTTTTACAGTCCTTCAGCTATCCCTTTCATGATCCCGTGTTGACCGATAGGGGTTTTATCAGTAGCCCTAAAGTGACAAGAAAAAGCTTTTTATGGGCAAGTTTAGTGGGTGCCATAAGCATTATACTGTTCAGTATTATAGGAGTCTATGCGAAGCATGCAGGACTACAGGGACAAGCAGCCGTTGAAGTAGGAAAAGCTTTTGGTGTGGCCATACTATTGGTCATCAATTTTATAATGATCACTTCCGCAGCATCAACATTGGATTCAACCTTTTCCTCCTTTTCCAAATTACTATCCGTAGATCTTAAGTTGGGGAATACCTTGAAATTTGGACGATGGTCAATGGCCATTATTGCTATTTTAGGTACAATTCCCGTTTTTTTAAATGCAGAAATCTTATCGGCCACCACCATTAGTGGTACTATGGTCATTGGTTTGACCCCTGTATTTCTATTTTGGAAAAGTGAAACGCCTAAAATCAGTTTCTTTTTAAGTGTGTTTTGTGGAATATTATTTGGATTTTTATTGCTTTTGGAAGTTTTCCCACAGAGCCTGATCTTCACAAAGGGCAAATATGCCGATTTACTTTGGATTAATTTTTGGGGGATATTTTCCTGCATCTTATTATATTTTATACCCAAATGGATAAAAAAATAA
- a CDS encoding arsenosugar biosynthesis-associated peroxidase-like protein → MADSYYDPADLRKFGKITEWSEELGTKFFDYYGKVFQEGALTAREKSLIALAVSHVVKCPYCIDSYTKDGLQKGITKEEMMEAVHVGAAIESGATLVHGVQMMKKYDKLSM, encoded by the coding sequence ATGGCAGATTCATATTATGATCCAGCAGATTTAAGAAAGTTTGGCAAGATTACCGAATGGAGTGAGGAATTGGGAACAAAGTTTTTCGACTATTACGGAAAAGTATTCCAAGAGGGAGCCTTAACGGCCCGTGAGAAGTCACTCATCGCCTTAGCGGTATCACATGTGGTAAAGTGCCCTTATTGCATCGATTCTTATACCAAGGATGGCTTACAAAAGGGAATTACCAAAGAAGAAATGATGGAAGCGGTCCATGTAGGGGCAGCCATAGAAAGTGGCGCAACCCTGGTACATGGTGTACAAATGATGAAAAAGTACGATAAACTGTCCATGTAA
- the arsS gene encoding arsenosugar biosynthesis radical SAM (seleno)protein ArsS (Some members of this family are selenoproteins.) yields MATKSLKARHDDLVIGNKQLEILNGGIFEDGELPYFKDKIAQIGHFPLRPKKLEILQINVGYMCNQVCEHCHVDAGPDRKEIMTRDTMEQCLEVIRNTGAHTLDLTGGAPEMNPDFRWFVEEASKAGIQDFIVRSNLTIIRANKKYYDLPEFFKKHNVHVISSMPHYTRGKTDKQRGDGVFDKSIKALQELNAVGYGMPNSDLRLDLVYNPSGAYLPGDQAAMERDFKKALKEDFDIDFHNLFAITNLPIARFLDYLIASENYEDYMYALVEAYNPSAVANVMCTNTISISWDGWLYDCDFNQMLDLKVASKVKHIKDYNEDILNDRNIIISQHCYGCTAGAGSSCQGTVA; encoded by the coding sequence ATGGCTACAAAATCTTTAAAAGCAAGACATGATGATCTTGTGATCGGTAACAAACAATTGGAAATCCTGAACGGTGGCATCTTCGAAGATGGGGAACTCCCCTACTTTAAGGATAAAATTGCCCAAATAGGTCATTTCCCACTTCGACCTAAGAAGTTGGAAATATTGCAGATCAATGTGGGCTATATGTGCAACCAGGTCTGTGAGCACTGTCATGTAGATGCAGGTCCGGACAGGAAAGAGATCATGACGCGTGATACGATGGAACAGTGTTTAGAGGTCATCCGTAATACGGGTGCCCACACCCTGGATCTTACAGGTGGTGCCCCAGAAATGAATCCCGATTTTCGTTGGTTCGTAGAAGAAGCATCCAAGGCGGGGATCCAGGATTTTATTGTTCGATCTAACCTGACCATCATCAGGGCCAATAAAAAATACTACGATCTTCCAGAATTTTTCAAAAAACACAACGTGCATGTCATCTCGTCCATGCCCCATTACACTAGAGGTAAAACGGACAAGCAACGGGGTGACGGAGTTTTTGATAAATCCATTAAAGCACTTCAGGAATTGAACGCTGTTGGATATGGCATGCCAAATAGTGATCTGCGATTGGATTTGGTTTACAATCCTTCAGGTGCCTACCTCCCAGGAGATCAGGCCGCCATGGAGCGCGATTTTAAAAAGGCATTAAAAGAAGATTTCGACATAGACTTTCATAATCTCTTTGCGATTACCAATTTGCCCATTGCCCGCTTTTTGGACTATTTGATAGCATCAGAGAACTACGAAGATTATATGTATGCCCTAGTGGAGGCCTACAATCCTTCCGCGGTAGCAAACGTAATGTGCACCAATACCATTTCTATAAGCTGGGACGGGTGGTTATATGATTGCGACTTCAATCAAATGCTGGACCTAAAAGTGGCCAGTAAGGTGAAACATATAAAGGACTACAATGAGGATATCCTTAATGATAGGAACATCATTATATCACAACATTGTTATGGCTGTACCGCAGGTGCAGGGAGCAGTTGTCAGGGTACAGTAGCCTAA
- a CDS encoding TetR/AcrR family transcriptional regulator, with product MEKNLKRMATMHRMQRTGLELFYQQGYYNTSIDDILKKLSLSKGAFYYHFQSKEDFFISIVQNLLFQKVYSMLVEPIEGQEDPLSVISKSIEDALETAEHNTMDFGFVLSNFITEFNGRNPEIMKYLMDIIKVWEVNLITTLQKGKTDGYVDRHVDSEAVATYVISSYIGVRTLMVEGNSKMLRYKYVQQLKNYFKLISQKAVA from the coding sequence ATGGAAAAGAACCTAAAACGCATGGCCACCATGCATCGTATGCAACGTACTGGACTAGAATTGTTTTATCAACAGGGATATTATAATACCAGTATAGATGACATCTTAAAAAAGCTGTCCCTTTCGAAAGGAGCGTTTTACTACCACTTTCAATCCAAGGAAGATTTCTTTATTAGTATTGTACAGAACCTTTTGTTCCAAAAAGTATACAGTATGCTTGTGGAGCCCATTGAAGGTCAGGAAGACCCTTTAAGCGTTATTTCCAAGTCCATAGAAGACGCCCTTGAAACGGCAGAGCACAATACAATGGATTTTGGTTTTGTGTTAAGCAACTTTATCACAGAATTCAATGGAAGGAATCCTGAAATCATGAAATATCTCATGGATATAATAAAAGTATGGGAGGTTAATCTGATTACGACCTTGCAAAAAGGAAAAACAGATGGATATGTAGACAGACATGTAGACAGTGAGGCCGTTGCCACTTATGTGATCTCATCTTATATAGGGGTGCGCACTTTAATGGTAGAAGGAAATTCAAAAATGTTACGCTATAAGTATGTACAACAATTGAAAAACTACTTCAAGTTGATTTCCCAAAAAGCTGTGGCCTAA